In Algihabitans albus, the following are encoded in one genomic region:
- a CDS encoding S-methyl-5'-thioadenosine phosphorylase: MGQVEESPVIGVIGGSGVYDIEGLEKREWREIVSPFGKPSDALLFGELDGQKLVFLPRHGRGHVLSPSDLNFRANIDALKRAGVTEILSVSAVGSLHEDLPPGHFVLVDQFLDRTFKRETSFFGEGLVAHVSLAHPTCNRLGDHLAAALTELSIPHTRGGTYLAMEGPQFSTLAESKLYRSWGCDVIGMTNMPEAKLAREAELCYASVAMVTDYDCWHPDHDHVTVEAIVKVLLANADKARALVRAVAPRLAGRTSNCEAGCHRVLDTAVITAPEKRAPEMVERLSAVAGRVLTA; the protein is encoded by the coding sequence ATGGGCCAGGTGGAGGAGTCGCCGGTGATCGGTGTGATCGGTGGCAGCGGTGTTTATGACATCGAGGGACTGGAAAAGCGGGAGTGGCGGGAGATCGTCTCGCCCTTTGGCAAACCCTCGGACGCGCTACTGTTCGGCGAACTGGACGGTCAGAAACTGGTCTTCCTGCCGCGGCACGGACGCGGTCACGTCCTGTCCCCCAGCGACCTGAACTTCCGCGCCAACATCGATGCGCTGAAGCGAGCAGGTGTTACCGAGATCCTCTCGGTCTCGGCCGTGGGATCTCTGCATGAGGATCTCCCGCCCGGTCATTTCGTCTTGGTCGATCAGTTCCTCGACCGCACCTTCAAGCGGGAGACCTCCTTTTTCGGCGAGGGTCTGGTGGCCCACGTTTCTCTGGCGCATCCGACTTGCAACCGGCTTGGCGACCATCTGGCTGCGGCTCTCACCGAACTCTCTATCCCCCACACCCGCGGCGGAACTTATCTGGCGATGGAGGGGCCGCAGTTCTCGACTCTAGCGGAGTCGAAGCTCTATCGCAGTTGGGGCTGTGACGTGATCGGCATGACCAATATGCCCGAAGCCAAGCTGGCCCGCGAGGCGGAGCTCTGCTACGCCTCGGTTGCCATGGTGACCGACTACGACTGTTGGCATCCCGACCACGATCACGTCACGGTGGAGGCCATCGTCAAGGTGCTGCTCGCGAACGCGGACAAGGCACGGGCCTTGGTGCGCGCCGTGGCGCCGCGCCTGGCCGGACGTACGTCGAATTGCGAGGCCGGCTGTCATCGGGTGCTGGATACAGCCGTCATCACGGCGCCGGAGAAGCGCGCCCCGGAGATGGTCGAACGGCTCTCGGCCGTTGCCGGCCGGGTGCTGACGGCATGA
- a CDS encoding cytochrome c1: MLKRLAVSAVTAATLFVAAADRPSEAAEAVAIPNYDFSFEGVFGTFDQMELQRGFQVYREVCSACHGLRLVSFRNLVDLGYSEDEIKALAAEYMVEDGPDENGEMFMRAGIPADRIPSPYRNVNEARALNGGAYPPDLSLMAKKRKGGPDYIKALLVGYGEPPADVELMPGMYWNDYFPGHQIAMPQILYPDSVSFADGTEATLEQQSLDLATFLMWTAEPMMDTRKQTGISVILFLLVFTGLMYAVKRKVWADLH; encoded by the coding sequence ATGCTGAAACGGCTCGCAGTTTCCGCCGTCACCGCCGCCACTCTCTTCGTCGCGGCAGCCGACAGGCCCTCGGAAGCCGCTGAAGCGGTTGCCATTCCAAACTACGACTTCTCCTTCGAGGGAGTGTTTGGCACCTTCGATCAAATGGAGTTGCAGCGGGGCTTTCAGGTCTACCGTGAGGTTTGCTCGGCCTGTCACGGTTTGCGGCTGGTGTCCTTCCGCAACCTGGTCGATCTCGGCTACAGCGAAGACGAGATCAAAGCGCTGGCGGCCGAGTACATGGTCGAGGACGGACCGGATGAGAACGGCGAGATGTTCATGCGCGCCGGTATTCCCGCCGACCGCATTCCGTCGCCCTATCGCAACGTAAACGAAGCGCGTGCCCTGAACGGCGGGGCTTACCCCCCCGATCTCTCGTTGATGGCTAAGAAGCGGAAGGGCGGCCCGGACTACATCAAGGCTTTGTTGGTCGGCTACGGCGAGCCGCCGGCCGATGTCGAGCTGATGCCGGGTATGTACTGGAACGACTACTTCCCGGGTCACCAGATCGCCATGCCTCAGATCCTTTATCCCGACTCGGTATCCTTCGCCGACGGGACGGAGGCGACGCTCGAGCAGCAGTCGCTCGACCTTGCCACGTTCCTGATGTGGACGGCCGAGCCGATGATGGATACCCGCAAGCAGACCGGAATTTCCGTGATCCTCTTCCTGCTGGTTTTCACCGGCTTGATGTATGCGGTCAAGCGCAAGGTCTGGGCTGACCTTCACTAA